One window from the genome of Mucilaginibacter ginsenosidivorans encodes:
- a CDS encoding fasciclin domain-containing protein, whose amino-acid sequence MKKPVLIITALLTFCLFVKTSFAQTAPPATVVDAAQGSERGGVAAFLIKVANLQDALSAAGPFTVFAPTNDAFAKLSTAKLDSLVSDPTKLATLLKAHTVVGKFAKDDIVKALNASKDRKVEFKTLDGGTLTLSYTGKLILTDDKGNKADVLLYNLQAGNGVVHGLSDVLLK is encoded by the coding sequence ATGAAAAAACCAGTTTTAATTATTACCGCTTTATTGACATTTTGCTTATTTGTAAAAACCTCATTCGCGCAGACGGCACCGCCTGCAACTGTTGTTGATGCAGCCCAGGGTTCAGAACGAGGTGGTGTTGCTGCTTTCCTGATAAAAGTTGCAAATCTGCAGGACGCATTAAGCGCTGCCGGACCATTTACTGTTTTTGCCCCAACCAATGATGCGTTCGCCAAGTTATCTACTGCTAAACTCGACAGTTTAGTAAGCGATCCTACAAAACTGGCTACTTTGCTTAAGGCACATACTGTAGTTGGAAAATTTGCGAAAGACGATATTGTAAAAGCGTTAAACGCATCAAAAGATCGTAAGGTAGAATTCAAGACGCTTGACGGCGGAACACTAACACTTTCTTATACCGGGAAGTTGATCCTGACCGATGATAAGGGAAATAAAGCTGATGTGCTACTCTATAACCTGCAGGCGGGCAATGGCGTGGTACATGGTTTGAGCGATGTGCTGCTGAAGTAA
- a CDS encoding 5-(carboxyamino)imidazole ribonucleotide synthase, translating to MKAFYGDLKLGILGGGQLGRMLIQQAINYNVTVKVLDPDREAPCRKLCDEFVVGSLGDYETVYKFGKKVDMLTIEIEKVNVDALEQLEKEGVLVYPQPRIIRLIQDKGLQKQFFKENGIPTAEFQVISTPEQLRSSHIPFPYIQKLRRDGYDGKGVYKVIDESYLANAFTEPSLIERWIDFEKELAVIVARNADGETKTFPMVEMEFNPQANLVEFLISPSTFPFEIHEEAERIAKKVAESLNIVGLLAVEMFLDKHGRILVNELAPRPHNSGHQSIEGNVVSQFEQHLRAIFNQPLGDTSCLNNAIMINVLGEAGFEGPAVYQGIEKVLECPGVYIHLYGKALTKPFRKMGHVTIVDADREKAIEKARFVQKTLKVIS from the coding sequence ATGAAAGCATTTTACGGAGATCTCAAACTCGGAATTTTAGGCGGCGGACAGCTCGGCCGCATGCTCATACAGCAGGCAATCAATTACAATGTAACCGTTAAAGTACTCGACCCCGACCGCGAGGCGCCGTGCCGCAAATTGTGCGATGAATTTGTTGTAGGTTCGCTTGGCGACTATGAGACCGTTTACAAGTTCGGTAAAAAGGTGGATATGCTTACCATCGAGATAGAAAAAGTGAATGTGGACGCCCTGGAACAACTCGAAAAGGAAGGTGTGCTGGTTTATCCTCAACCGCGTATTATCCGCCTGATACAAGACAAAGGACTGCAAAAGCAGTTTTTTAAAGAGAATGGCATTCCTACTGCCGAGTTCCAGGTAATATCCACGCCGGAGCAACTGAGAAGCAGCCATATCCCCTTTCCTTATATTCAAAAACTTCGCCGCGACGGTTACGACGGTAAAGGCGTGTATAAGGTGATCGACGAATCGTATCTCGCCAATGCTTTCACCGAACCCAGCCTGATAGAGCGCTGGATAGATTTTGAAAAGGAACTCGCCGTTATCGTCGCCCGTAATGCCGATGGCGAAACCAAAACCTTCCCGATGGTAGAGATGGAGTTTAACCCGCAGGCCAACCTGGTGGAATTTTTAATATCGCCCTCAACATTTCCTTTTGAGATACATGAGGAAGCCGAGCGCATAGCAAAAAAAGTAGCCGAAAGCCTCAATATAGTTGGCTTGCTGGCGGTTGAGATGTTCCTGGATAAACATGGGCGCATTTTGGTGAACGAACTGGCGCCGCGCCCGCATAACAGCGGTCATCAATCTATCGAGGGCAATGTAGTTTCACAATTCGAGCAACACCTGAGGGCAATATTTAACCAGCCGCTTGGCGATACATCCTGCCTTAACAACGCCATTATGATCAACGTGCTTGGCGAAGCCGGTTTCGAGGGACCAGCAGTTTACCAGGGTATCGAAAAAGTGCTGGAATGTCCGGGCGTTTACATACATTTATACGGCAAGGCGCTTACCAAACCCTTCCGCAAAATGGGGCATGTGACTATCGTGGATGCCGACAGGGAAAAAGCGATTGAAAAAGCGAGGTTTGTGCAGAAGACGTTGAAAGTTATAAGTTGA
- the purE gene encoding 5-(carboxyamino)imidazole ribonucleotide mutase, whose protein sequence is MSQPKVGIIMGSKSDLNVMQDAADVLKELGVAYEITVVSAHRTPERMFSYAKSAADRGLKVIIAGAGGAAHLPGMVASLTYLPVIGVPVKSSNSIDGWDSILSILQMPNGIPVATVALNAAKNAGILAAQIVSTGDETIISNLIAYKDQLKQKVEESAREMESSD, encoded by the coding sequence ATGAGTCAACCCAAAGTCGGTATCATTATGGGCAGCAAGTCCGACCTGAACGTAATGCAGGATGCTGCTGATGTTTTAAAGGAATTAGGCGTTGCATACGAGATAACGGTCGTATCCGCCCATCGCACCCCCGAGCGCATGTTCAGCTATGCCAAATCAGCCGCCGACCGCGGCCTGAAGGTGATCATTGCAGGCGCCGGCGGCGCAGCGCATTTACCGGGCATGGTGGCCTCACTTACCTATTTGCCGGTTATTGGCGTACCCGTAAAATCAAGTAACTCTATCGATGGCTGGGACTCTATCCTGTCCATCCTGCAAATGCCGAACGGTATCCCTGTAGCTACAGTGGCACTTAACGCCGCTAAAAATGCCGGTATTTTAGCTGCTCAGATCGTTTCGACAGGCGATGAAACGATTATATCAAATCTTATCGCTTACAAAGACCAACTGAAACAAAAGGTCGAAGAATCGGCGAGGGAGATGGAAAGTAGTGATTAG